The genomic segment TATTCAAAATTGAAGGAGTTGATTGAGACGAAACAAAGTGCAACGCCAACGGTGGATCCAATGAACCAGTCATATATGATCTCGTAGTCGAGCTCCATCCACTAGCTAGTAGCCTTTTTTATTCTTCGTGATAAGAAAGAGCATTTTATGAGTCATGCGATGTACCTTAAGGTCCCATGCATGTTGATTTCTCTGGTTGGTgtgaatttaattaaagatgGAGTACAGGAGGCCCAATAAAGAGGGTTGGTAAGTTTTACAGTCTAGCCATACAAGCCATGATCACCGTAGACTTCACACTCCTTCTCCTTGCTACCGATCCCAAGTGTGAGAACAGAAGGGGGGAGTTCAGGCTAGCAAGGACGGGAGATGTGAAAGGGCTGGTGTTTTTCCTGCTGATAAGAAACAGACTTACAGGAAGTGACATCCATTTAATGGGTCCCGTTGGTCTATCATGCAAGAAGCATTGGACCCCACTGAGCTGCAGTTTCCGCCATGAACATTTTCTTGCCACGCCCGACGGTGACGAGGGGTGTGGATGGTATCAAGATTCGATCTTCTGTGTCCATTGCTGGGTTGCTGGTCAAAGGACTGAAGCCCCATGGACCTCTCATCTTCCACCATTGTTTTCTACTTGTTCCCACTCTTTCCATGGTATTATTATTCGTAACAAGAacacaaaaagagagagaaacccACCTTTTTTACTCACTTTTTAATTGTCTTTATATTTGTGTACAATAAATAGACATTGAAAGCATATGTAAAAGACACCATCCACTCCCTTCGAGAAATTTAGCGTCTTATAGATCATTgagtcccttttttttattttgtaaaagaaatgaaGTACTGAATTTTGATgcaaatatataattatggaCCAATAAAATGTGATATATACTTTATGcccaacaaatatatatatatatatatgtatgtaacaataaataatatccTCAAATTAATTTACATCATTCTTTACCAATTAGAATAATGATTTAATTCAGTTTTGATTTTGCTAATAAATTTGGACCAAAACCaaagcaaaagaattaattaattggagACTGAAAGTCCTAAACATGTGCGAGAGCCAAACTAAAGGCATCTAATAAGTCTAACTAGCTAGTACCCAAGTCTAATAAATTGGCTTTAAAGGAGGGGGAGGACCAGGGGACCTTAAATTGGAGGGATTAAACCAAAAGCATGACATATTAGGGTGTGTTTGGGAAGTccccaaaatttttattttttttttaaaatgaaaaaaaaattatttttttatatcgttttaatgtgttaatattaaaaataaattttaaaaaataaaaaaaattattttaatatatttctaaataaaaaatactttaaattattaccACTACCACAACTTAAATGCTTTGATCCCTCATCCACCACGCCTTAAACTCTCCTCCTACGTGTCGGGTTGTGCCATGACTTTAGGATTACACGTGTCTTTCTATCAATGGTTCTGTTCCTAGTTTGTGTCCATATCAGCTGCCCATCACCCCTGCATCACTCTCTTCTAACCGTTTATTTCCACAGATGGGCtgcactttttttttagtttttttaaattattttgatgctttaatattaaaaaaataaatttaaaaaaataaaaaaatattattataagatatttttaaataaaataagatctGTGTATGCTTTTGTCAACCTATGCATGAATTTAGCAGAGACAACATGGGTGATTAGGTCATCacaatagtaaaattactaactAACCCCTTCAACTCTATTACGTGTCAGATCATAATCCGAGGTTAAGATAAAGTCCCTTGGTTTTTAATTCTTGCCCTAAATACCCATCAGAAGTGGTAACTGTCCTTATAAAAGAAGGATCATGCCACTCAATGCAACATTTGAACCACCTCTCTAAATTGTAGCATGTTCTCTGATAATAAACCCTCTAAATCATCTCAGGACTCCTCAATTTCTCAAATTCGCCACTCCAGCAATTAATGGAAAGCAATGATTCATCCACAGGAGGTGCCggaggcggcggcggcggctcTCAACAACCAAACCTTCCACCAGGGTTCCGGTTCCACCCCACAGATGAAGAGCTAGTTGTTCACTACCTCAAGAAAAAGACCACTTCTGCTCCTCTCCCTATGGCGATTATTGCAGAAGTTGATCTTTACAAGTTTGATCCATGGGAATTACCAGGTTACATCCAAATTTGCTAACTTGGAAATCCGATTCTTATTACTTATTGTGTactattatatatacatataaagcCTAATAAATGGTGGGTTCATCTTTTTTTCAGCTAAGGCCACGTTTGGTGAACAAGAATGGTACTTTTTTAGTCCGAGGGACCGGAAGTACCCAAATGGAACTAGGCCAAACAGGGCAGCAACTTCAGGGTATTGGAAGGCTACGGGAACTGATAAGCCAATATTAACTTTAGGTGGTACACAGAAAGTTGGGGTAAAAAAAGCCCTGGTCTTCTATGGTGGTAAGCCTCCTAAAGGGATCAAAACCAATTGGATCATGCACGAATACCGGTTAGCTGATAACAAAGTCAAAAACAAGCCACCAGGATGTGACTTGGGAAACAAGAAAAACTCCTTGAGGGTAATTAGTGATCACTTTCTACCGAGTTTTTTATTACATATGTATTGTCTTTTCACTTTGGATACTTTTCGAAAACACAGTAAGACTAATGGTGATTactgttttttgtttgtttgtttgtttttaccttTCTTTGTAGCTTGATGATTGGGTGTTATGTCGaatatacaagaaaaacaacACACATAGACCAATAGATCACGATAAAGATGATTCTATGGATGATATTCTTGGATCAATACCGCCTTCGATACTGGTTGGTAACCATCAGAATGGAACACTTCATCTTGCTAAAGGCACAAATTATGAGACATTGCTTGACAATGACCATAATTTATTCGAAGGAATAATAAGCAGCAATGATGGCATCAGAAGCAGCAGTTCTATGTCTCACGTGGCTTCTTTAGTATCCAAGCCAGATCACCTACCCATGCTTCCACTCAAAAGAACACTCCCATCACTGTATTGGACCGACGAGGACATGGCTGTCCCTTCATCAAGTAAGAGATTTCAAGGGGATATTAATGGAGATGAAAGTGTTCTGGGGAATGATGGGAATAGTTCCATAGTTACTCTTCTCAGTCAACTTCCACAGACATCTCAATTGCACCAACAGACAATGCTGGGGTCTATGGGAAATGGAATTTTTAGGCCACCATATCAAATTCCAGGCATGAACTGGTACTCTTAAACTAATCTTAATTCATTGGTCTATGCATATATTATATTTAGACCTATGAATCCATTCCCAGTGGATAATATGAAGCATTCAAATAGTGATCAAGTTATATACTTGTTTATATAGACGGTCGTGGATTGATTAGTAGTTGTATCAGCTTTCCATTGGGGGTACATTGAGATTTTGATTGTTAGGAAGAGATTAGAGAGTCATTCAGTGGCCTCCAGTTTCTCCAAATGAAACATGTAGCTGCCAATTTGAAGCGAGGCCGTAGATACAATTCATATAGATggagatatttatatatagttgcATATATATTATGTAAATGTTTGCTCTTATTATATTGTTATTCaggaagcaaagaaaaatagGAGGTGGGATCCtgatattatagaaaaataaaattgttggtcagtgatatatatataaaattgttcTGCTTTACGATTAAACCTTGTATATATGCACAAcagtttatatttattaaaagtttCTTAATTAttccaataatatatattattggtcATGGTTTGCCTTTGTTGTATATTTGTGTTCATCTTGATCATTTGATAATTAAGATTGTGCAATGAGTTCCTTTCATTGCTCAGTGATGCTTGGCGTTTAAAGATGGCATGCTTGActcttttgcataattttttgttgaataaaaCCCTAGAAGGTAAAAGCTCTTAGTTCTTTTGGTTACTTTATCTTTTCCAGCCATGTTCATGTTTGTGAAGAATCTGTAGAGGAGCATGTATGAATTCTGATTATGGCACTGGTATAATTTTCTTATGGGTTAATACGtacatattttttgggtttgtagcaAATCTGGAACACCATATTTCTTCGGAAACTTGATTTGTTCTtggattttcctttttttcttcaaaatacaaCTTATTGCAAGAAAATAGTTCGAGACTTTGCGATTACTATCTTCCATGCTGGAGCATATAAATCCTGAGAAACTTGATAAATTTTCTAGTATGGAATTGTTGCATTCAACTGTTTATAATAAGAACAAGAATCATTAGCATTAATTCATAAGTAAATATTTAATCATTGTCtgagaaatcaagaaaaagaaaacaaacggGCTAATACGATTGAAATGGACCgatcttaattaattactattagtgacttgtttttattgttcttgTCTAGCCCTATGGTCTTGGAGTTCCTCTACCAGCTTATTTTATTACTATTGATCAAATAGAAACTGATTAATACATAACAAAAATTGTAGATGACACAAAGTAATACAATGTTGGTGATGTATCAGCTGCAGATGTTTAATATACTATAGGAACGTGACAAGATAATTGGCACACATTGTTGTCGCATGAGAAAGATTGATGATCTCGTGAGcaataagcaaaaacaaaacaaaaaaattgataagtCGAAAATGAAGTTTACTGACCACTTCTTGGTTTTTCCTGGTGCAAAactatcaaaaaattatataacttAAGGACTAAGGTATGTCTTAATGCTGACTTCACAATCGTGAAAGTTATTTGCACAAACAAATACCAAGATTTGTtattttctcaagaaaaaaaaggaaggaaagaaagaaagaaagctaaGATTTAGCTTGTTTGGATTGTATCCATACACATCTCTTAATTTCTTGAAAGATATTCATGGATAGTTCCTTGCAAGAATTTTCCATGAACTTTAATTTGTATGGAAAGCTATGGAGTCTGTGCACATGAGAGAGCTTTCTGATATATGCTTCTGGAGAAATAAAGCAACTATAGCAAGGGATCGAATTTACAGAAAGTTGATTTTCATTTATtctaagaattaattaaatatattgtatCTTTGGTGTAATCTCCAAAAGAATGCTAGATATTTGAGGGTGGGTGTCCTTTTCTTGATCTCATCTGGCTAGTGATGAATGAATGATTAGACATAGCTAGCTAAGTATATTCCATGACCTAGAGGCGAAGGTCGCACAAATATTGACAACAAGAGGCTACCTGACAAATGGCTTTTATCTTGCTGACTATGGGACCAactcaccatcatcatcaaaagGAATCATTATCTTAGAACCACACAAAATTATTATCTCCTCTAATTGCATTCCTTTCCAAGGAAAGAGTACAGAACAGCTTtacaaagaaattaatttattactgCTTAGTTTTGGAatgtaaattgatattttgacaGAATTTTCCATTATCGTTGGATCCGAATCTCTTTTTTAGGATTATGCTTTCTATTAATTAGGCCTTGAAAGCTTTGCAAATATGATTTAGAGACGAATACTGGTTATAATTAGCTTCCACGATAATCTTTTTTTGACATGCATGCTTACATATGGCTTTCCTGTGATCGATGCTTTAAgaacatgaaatattaacaAGTTGAGTGGTTAATTATCAActtatcaaaaagaaaagagggggcagtccttctttctttctctgatCAGAGAGGTCTTCTTGCACCCAGGTCTttctctccaaaaaaaaatggcCATTTTCAACATGGATATGCAGAGATCAGGAATGCTGTTTCATTTTCATAAATGAAGGTACCGAAAATGATGGGGTTCTCATTGACGAGGCCATGGCCAGCTAACTAATATTCTATACAATCTTAGGCCCATGATTGAGCTTGAAGATCTGTCAAGAGGGATTAACATCTTATTTTATCTGCGACCCACAAATTGACAGATGCTTCCCAAGCTGTTCCAGGCAGCTGAAAAGTACTCTGGAccattgatgatttctagttGACAAGGGCCAAGATGCCCCATAATCCTGGCTTGTTATGGCAAATGGTAGGCAGCAATGTCTAGCTCATAGTTGAACATTTAGCCATGCCCccacagagaaaaaaaaggcaagaagATCAAGCTTATTAATCATACTTGTCAGTCATCATCATTACatgaatgaataaataattgAGGATTTGGGTTGCATATAGCTGGCAGTGGGTTGGGCTTGGAATAACCGTGGGTATATATGTCATTCTTGGTGTATTATGGTAAAATGTTGCagagtaatttttaaaagtttttttaattaaaaatatattaaaataatttttttaaaaatcaacacataaaattattgaaaaagataactaaaatataatttgaaaagcataaacTATAATTTCGAATGGAAACTTCATTAAAAATCTATAAGCAAATTCTCTTGAAAATAACATGCTCCtttggggaagaagaagaagaagagaagaagaagaagaagccaggATGCCAGGTATGTTTGGTTGAGCTCATGCAAACAACTGCCTACCCTAATGAGAGTCGGTGGCCTAGCTAGGGGCCCATTGGGCTTCAATGAGAAAATTTCTTCCGAATTTGGGATACAagagaaattaagaaaaggtCACTTACCGAGAGATTAGAAGTTTACAAATAAAGTATCGATTAGAAGTTTTAGATGCGGTTGAAGTTGAATTATCCTATGAAAATACCGAGAGATTTCAATCAAGCGAGGtgtttactatataaaaaaaaaaagttgaggtgtttaattaataaactaGAATGTTTGGAATCCAATTTATTTGAGTTCTAGAAGAAATAATCAAATGTTAGATTTTGTTACATTAAAACACTgtttaatgacaaaaaaacagTTCATGTTTTTCTAAGATTAATGctctttcattaatttattcttagtacggtttttttttaattattaagggaaaacatgcatttttttaatgtaaagaaatccttaaattaatttttacatattgGTGGGGAGTCATTTTCTAGTCATAGCTATAGTTAGATCTCTT from the Populus nigra chromosome 9, ddPopNigr1.1, whole genome shotgun sequence genome contains:
- the LOC133703139 gene encoding NAC transcription factor 56-like; this encodes MESNDSSTGGAGGGGGGSQQPNLPPGFRFHPTDEELVVHYLKKKTTSAPLPMAIIAEVDLYKFDPWELPAKATFGEQEWYFFSPRDRKYPNGTRPNRAATSGYWKATGTDKPILTLGGTQKVGVKKALVFYGGKPPKGIKTNWIMHEYRLADNKVKNKPPGCDLGNKKNSLRLDDWVLCRIYKKNNTHRPIDHDKDDSMDDILGSIPPSILVGNHQNGTLHLAKGTNYETLLDNDHNLFEGIISSNDGIRSSSSMSHVASLVSKPDHLPMLPLKRTLPSLYWTDEDMAVPSSSKRFQGDINGDESVLGNDGNSSIVTLLSQLPQTSQLHQQTMLGSMGNGIFRPPYQIPGMNWYS